GACAACCTGCCCGCGTTCGTCGTTCTCACCAGCGGGGGCGGGGGCCAGCCGCTGCAAACCCGCTACTGGGGCAACGGTTTTCTGCCCGGAAATCACCAGGGGGTGTTGTTTCGCAGCCAGGGTGATCCCGTGCTCTACGTGTCGAACCCGCCCGGCCTGAGCCAGACGGCCCGCCGCCAGCTTATCGACGCGATGCAGGAGTTGAACCGCAAACAACTCGGCGCACTCGGCGACCCGGCCATTGCCACGCACATCGAGAATTATGAACTCGCCTTTCGCATGCAGACCAGCGTGCCGGAGTTGATGGACATCGCCAAAGAACCGAAGGAGATTCTCGAACTTTACGGCGCGGAACCCGGCAAGTCATCCTACGCCAACAACTGCCTCCTTGCCCGCCGTCTCGCCGAGCGCGGCGTCCGCTTCATCCAGCTTTGCCATCGTGACTGGGACCATCACGGCGGACTGCCCGAGGGCATCAAAACCCAGGCGAAGAACACGGATCGGGCCAGCGCCGCGCTGATCAAGGACCTCAAAGCCCGCGGGCTGCTCGAAGACACGCTCGTGATCTGGGGCGGAGAATTCGGGCGCACGGCCTATTCGCAGGGCGAGATCAGGAAGGACAACTTCGGTCGTGATCATCATCCGCGCTGCTTTACAATCTGGATGGCCGGCGGCGGCATCAAACCCGGACTCGTGCTCGGCGCCACGGACGACTTCGGCTACAACGTCGTGGAAGATCCGGTGAACGTGCATGACTTTCATGCGACCCTGCTGCACCTGCTGGGCATCGACCACAAGCAACTGACGTATCGGTTCGAGGGCCGCGACTACCGGCTCACCGACGTCTCCGGCGAAATCGTGGAGAAGCTGCTGGCCTGACGCCCCGGCGCGAAGGACGGCTTTCGTTCACTCCACTTCCTGCGAGACGATCAGGAGAACGTCCTTCTCGCGCCTTTGCAACAGATCGCCAAGGCCGCGCAGGCTGAGCCAGTAAAGGAAGGCCACCCCCGCCGCCAGCGCCAGCGAAGCAAGGACATTGGCCACTGCGTCGGGCAGCCATCCGAAGGTGGCCGACAGGAGGCCCAGCAATGGAGGTATGAAAACGGGAATCATCGCAACCGGGAACAACAGATGGGAAAAGAGAATCATCAGGGTCGTTTTGCCGGAGGCCTTGGTGGGTTTCAATGACCCGGCGGAAATCCGGTAGGGCACCACGATGGAAAGAAAATTGCCGACCGCGCTCAAAATCAGGAACGCCGCCAGAAGTTGCAGGGCGGACGCCAGGCCCACGAGCCACGGGAGGTGCGCGACGGCGGTGAGGACCACCAGAAAAACCGAGCCGAACGCGAACACAACGGGAGCCAGCGCGAGGTTTTTCGCCAGCAGCGTGTGACTCCGTTGGACCGGCAAA
The nucleotide sequence above comes from Candidatus Angelobacter sp.. Encoded proteins:
- a CDS encoding DUF1501 domain-containing protein is translated as DNLPAFVVLTSGGGGQPLQTRYWGNGFLPGNHQGVLFRSQGDPVLYVSNPPGLSQTARRQLIDAMQELNRKQLGALGDPAIATHIENYELAFRMQTSVPELMDIAKEPKEILELYGAEPGKSSYANNCLLARRLAERGVRFIQLCHRDWDHHGGLPEGIKTQAKNTDRASAALIKDLKARGLLEDTLVIWGGEFGRTAYSQGEIRKDNFGRDHHPRCFTIWMAGGGIKPGLVLGATDDFGYNVVEDPVNVHDFHATLLHLLGIDHKQLTYRFEGRDYRLTDVSGEIVEKLLA